The nucleotide sequence GTAAGTACATGCATAAAAACCTGCAAACTTCGATTATCAGAATTTTCATTCCCGTAGGGTGCACGGGTTTCTGGCTCTGCAGCAGAGAATAGTGGTGGAGGATTTCCCCCTCCAAGGGCTTGTATCATGGGCATCATCTGTTGAAACATCCTTGAGAAGTCGAGACCACCACCCTGCCCTGTTTCTGTTCCAGTTAGCATATTCCTCATATCCTGACTGCCAACCTGCTGGGCAATCGGGCTAATCTGTGGGCTTTCTGGTTCTGTAGCAGAGAATAGTGGTGGAGGATTTCCCCCACCAAGGGCTTGTGATACAATGGGCATCATCTGTTGAAGCATCCTTGAGAGGTCAACACCGCCCCTCTGCCCTCTTTCCGTTCCGGTTAACATATTCCCCATATCCTGACTGCCAACCTGCTGGGCAATCTGACTGACAGTGTTCATCATCTGCGGGCTTTGTGTGAACTGTTGCAACATGCTCCTTAAGCCATCAGGTGAGTCAACTCCCGTTTGCTGTGAAAACCCTTCCAACAAACCATTCAAAGCAGGACTATTTAGAGCCTGAGACATTAAACCCGCCACATCAATCTGACTACCGCTGGTGGGCAAGGGTCGCTGAGGCCTATCAGCATTTATCAAATTAACAGCAGAACCTTGACCCCCGAGTGTTTGCAATATATTTTGACCATCTGTCCTGGTTTCCTGACTTTGATTGATGAAAGAACTGGAGGATCCGTCATCAGCACCTTTAGGAGGTTGAAGTCTAGTTCGTCTCTGTTGTGGTGCACACATTTATGGAGGATGAGTCATGAACGAGGACGTgcaaatttgataaaaacaaaaacaaaaacaaaaaaacaagagaagagaagaagttTCAAAACATGTTCACCAAGGCTTTGCTAATGAACAAATGTGTCAAGTTTACAATTATATACTGTTAATGTGATAAAAACCAAGCAACACACACTCCATGCAGTTCAATAAGGTTCCTATCCTCCTTACATCATGCTTCTGCCTCCAAATCAAttctttttttcactttttttatcctttataatttatattacatTACATGTTCCCATATAAAAAAACCAATCAATAAATGTCTCCCATTGGCCATCCCTAGAGTAAAAAgtttagaaaattaaatatatataaatgtctccaaaaaagaaagaagccCCACAAATCACTGTTGAGAAAGAGTGGAATAGGGGGAGTTTCACCCTAATCATGCAGAGCAGATCATGCAGCAAAAGGGATGATTTATTTTCATAGGTACAGAAACATAGTAAATATTCCTACCATGTCAGCTAGAGATCTATTCTTTTTAATGATAATCCCCAAATATTAAGCTTAACATAACGATTGATGTGCACTAAAATTACCTTCAAAAGAATGTTAAAATTACCAAATCATGCTAACTGgcaaaacataaaaacataaatacaaGACTTCCAGGTTAAACAGCTGAATGGCATATAAGGTCTGATCAACCATGTCATCCCCACAACCAACGCCAAACCCTTTTACACTAGGTGCAGTTTAATCCATGCATCAATTGATTTCATAAATTCTTGCCATGTATCAGGTCCAAATACAAACCATTCACCTATAAATCTCTCTAAATGGTTTGACATATACTTTTCTCTACTATGGATGTTGTCCCAATTTTCTCTCTAACAATTGTATTATAGTCCTATTTTGCATATCTATCATAACACTCATCTTTGTGAAACTAAATTTACTTTCTTGTTGACTTTTTACCACCCAACATTTAGTTTAATACAACATCGTTGGtcttatatgcatgtgataAAATTGTCCTTTAACCTTGTGAGGTATTTTTCTCCTATCACATATCCCACCCCAATCATTCAACCATTTCATCCACCCCATTTGAATCGTATGATAGACATCTAGATATCTCTCCTCCCCGCGAATTTGTATGATGGACCGAAAGTACTTAAAAGTTAAACCTAGTAATAATTCAGTGTTCCATTTTCTTCCCGTCATAATTACAACAAATATGATGCATCCTTGAGGACAAAATATGAAGCGTTGAAGGGAACTACTGCAGCAAGTTTATCATAAAATATAacgtgcaaaaaaaaaaacaaatatataataaattcaaagagaAGACTCATCCAGAAAATTTTCAAACACCATGCAAATAACCTCCCACCAAACAAATCCATTGGCAAGCATCAATTATGAAATTCAAGCTTCTCATTTCACAAAAACATATACAATAAGCTTACCTTACGCTCTAAACCACTCATACCCAGTCCAAGAGGAGCAGTTTTGGCAGGTTCAGTTACATCTTGTTTTTCACTTGAAGATGGAGCATCCTGTACTTTTTCTGATTTTACCGTTGCTTCTCCACTAGAACAATTTTGTAAATCTTGATTGGAAGAACTTGAAACAAATTTGTCGACCAAAACATCTCTCTCGTCATTACTACAGGTTTTGATTGCCTCAGTTTGGGTCTGGTTGTGATCGGACTAACTATTAGTCAAATAAAAACTATGCTTGTAGGGGATAGATATATCACCATGTATGAACAAAAGTAATACCTTCTCTACTCCACTTTCAGAAGTGCAACCAACTGAGGATACACCGGAAGCCCCATGTCCGCTCATCTCCGCGGTATCTCTCTGTTCATTTACCTGTTCAGATCCAGAAGACAAGTCCCTGCTAGTTGATTGCATTTGGCCTAATTGGATGCAGAACAGTTTAGAAGTTAAATATGATTGTATTGAGACTAACTACACATACAATGAAACAATAGATATAGGCAAACTATCTGTCAGAAGGAAATGATGAAGGAGTAGAATCAATGCTGTTGAATTGAGACCCATACATATTATTAAAACAATGAATTGCTAACCACCTGACAAAATTGTGTTGTCTCCTTGCATATTACCAACAGAATTTCTAAAGTGTGACTGGATTTCAGCTAAAACAGATGACAATGGAGCTGAATCGGGTGGTAGCTGTGAAGTGGAGATACTGAATCCAGTTGGTGTGCTGCCAGCAGCTCCGATGCCAGAAGGGTTAGATGGGAGAGTTGCCGATATGACATTTCTAACAGGTAAACCCCGTGTCGAACCTGAATCACCAGAACCGGGCTCGCTACGGTGTTCAGTCCTTGTCCCTTCTCCATTGTTTGGTCTAGAGCCAATTGCTGAAACAATTGGTGCAAGAGAGGCACCTGGCagtaatcaaaattaaaaaatgttgtaGATCTCACCAGGAGAAGTACAATTAGTTTTACTTACCAGCATGTATGTGAATGTTTACGTTCCTAGGAGCACTTCCAACACCAACAGGGCCTAAAGTTGCAGGAGTTGAAGAAGAAAGTGGACCGCCAAACAGGGAGCTTGTTTGAAGTGGAAATGGCTGAAAATAGCACATCATCAGTGTAAACAAAAACAGTGAAtatatttgctcaaaaaaaaaaaaaacagtgaatATATAAAGTATCAACAAAACCACACAGATAAAGACAAATTTCAGTAGATTGGTCATCAAAAATGCTACAGTCTTCAACGATGAACTTACGTAGATTGAGCTTGAGCATACGCAATTATCAAGGCCCAGAGTACCATGATCTAGATTGTACAACAAAAATGATGTGTttgtgttgaaatttggggtctaactcatctttacaaaaccggcttgtaaggtgaggagtgcctcttctttataaactcttctcaagagtgctatctatccgatgtgggactaaatccaccccctcaaagccaacacaatgaaggggttggaggctgcaatgaaggctAACCAAAGGTCGCAATTTAGGTGACTAGGGGCAAACCGCAATTAAGGCAGAATtccaacacaccccctcacgcttcAGCCCAGCCCAATGGGCCTgcctcaaagccaacacaatgaaggtgttggaggctgcaatgaaggctAACCAAAGGTCGCAATTTAGGCGACTAGGGGCGGACCGCAATTAAAGCGGAATTTCCAACAGTTTGAAATTAAGATCATTGAAAATTGCTACACCGACATCCAGCTACAGAGACACAAAACATAGTAGTCTCCATCGTCATATTAGATTGGTTAACAATTTAAACTTGTTCTCACCCCGATGGTTGTATTAGGAAGAGATAAACCTAATTCTAGACAACCAAACCAGGAAAATATGATATTAGTGTGTGGGTTCGGTGTCTAGGATCAACACAGGTTTTATCAGGTAGAACTCTTGAAAACTCAATGAACCTGCTAGGATTAGGTAAACTAAACTAGTCATAGGTTCCCTTTGAATCGGTTAGGAATCACAGGTTTTCTCAAGTAGAACTCTTGAACACTCAATGAACCTCTTAGGATTATGTATACTAGTCATAGGTTCTCTTTGAATC is from Medicago truncatula cultivar Jemalong A17 chromosome 1, MtrunA17r5.0-ANR, whole genome shotgun sequence and encodes:
- the LOC25482215 gene encoding ubiquitin-like domain-containing protein CIP73 isoform X3; this translates as MASQSSNEGEGSSSTGTIVSEQQDSTLHLNIKTLDSRIYTFQVDKNMPVSLFKDKIATEVGLPVNQQRLIFRGKVLKDEHLLSHYHVENGHTLHLVERQPNQTQTSATGSGSETTNANSNRGNNVGSGAPRSRVGQISHSVVLGTINVGDQGGEGISQDITRVIGAVLNSFANGGQGTMNAPNSAQTSSAPPGNGTEGNQAGNQAPSGQAFQPFPHVVQIPMAAGAIPVPSFNAPIPHSLNTLSVFINRMEHALSQNGYGPNISSTNLGDQRAELPSNTQGLPTLEALTTVLHRTEQLLSGQAVSALSHIAGRMEREGTSADLGVRGQIQSESVQIGIAMQHLGALLLELGRTMLTLRMGQSSAESVVNAGPAVYISPSGPNPIMVQPFPLQTSSLFGGPLSSSTPATLGPVGVGSAPRNVNIHIHAAIGSRPNNGEGTRTEHRSEPGSGDSGSTRGLPVRNVISATLPSNPSGIGAAGSTPTGFSISTSQLPPDSAPLSSVLAEIQSHFRNSVGNMQGDNTILSGQMQSTSRDLSSGSEQVNEQRDTAEMSGHGASGVSSVGCTSESGVEKTQTEAIKTCSNDERDVLVDKFVSSSSNQDLQNCSSGEATVKSEKVQDAPSSSEKQDVTEPAKTAPLGLGMSGLERKRRTRLQPPKGADDGSSSSFINQSQETRTDGQNILQTLGGQGSAVNLINADRPQRPLPTSGSQIDVAGLMSQALNSPALNGLLEGFSQQTGVDSPDGLRSMLQQFTQSPQMMNTVSQIAQQVGSQDMGNMLTGTERGQRGGVDLSRMLQQMMPIVSQALGGGNPPPLFSATEPESPQISPIAQQVGSQDMRNMLTGTETGQGGGLDFSRMFQQMMPMIQALGGGNPPPLFSAAEPETRAPYGNENSDNRSLQVFMHVDLQPVTDRIDRLSPPTDIFRAVAENAVQLSSSERASDDLLDELCCNESLAGEYLEMLRSDVSKLLEGRSGRDKS
- the LOC25482215 gene encoding ubiquitin-like domain-containing protein CIP73 isoform X1, which gives rise to MASQSSNEGEGSSSTGTIVSEQQDSTLHLNIKTLDSRIYTFQVDKNMPVSLFKDKIATEVGLPVNQQRLIFRGKVLKDEHLLSHYHVENGHTLHLVERQPNQTQTSATGSGSETTNANSNRGNNVGSGAPRSRVGQISHSVVLGTINVGDQGGEGISQDITRVIGAVLNSFANGGQGTMNAPNSAQTSSAPPGNGTEGNQAGNQAPSGQAFQPFPHVVQIPMAAGAIPVPSFNAPIPHSLNTLSVFINRMEHALSQNGYGPNISSTNLGDQRAELPSNTQGLPTLEALTTVLHRTEQLLSGQAVSALSHIAGRMEREGTSADLGVRGQIQSESVQIGIAMQHLGALLLELGRTMLTLRMGQSSAESVVNAGPAVYISPSGPNPIMVQPFPLQTSSLFGGPLSSSTPATLGPVGVGSAPRNVNIHIHAGASLAPIVSAIGSRPNNGEGTRTEHRSEPGSGDSGSTRGLPVRNVISATLPSNPSGIGAAGSTPTGFSISTSQLPPDSAPLSSVLAEIQSHFRNSVGNMQGDNTILSGQMQSTSRDLSSGSEQVNEQRDTAEMSGHGASGVSSVGCTSESGVEKTQTEAIKTCSNDERDVLVDKFVSSSSNQDLQNCSSGEATVKSEKVQDAPSSSEKQDVTEPAKTAPLGLGMSGLERKRRTRLQPPKGADDGSSSSFINQSQETRTDGQNILQTLGGQGSAVNLINADRPQRPLPTSGSQIDVAGLMSQALNSPALNGLLEGFSQQTGVDSPDGLRSMLQQFTQSPQMMNTVSQIAQQVGSQDMGNMLTGTERGQRGGVDLSRMLQQMMPIVSQALGGGNPPPLFSATEPESPQISPIAQQVGSQDMRNMLTGTETGQGGGLDFSRMFQQMMPMIQALGGGNPPPLFSAAEPETRAPYGNENSDNRSLQVFMHVDLQPVTDRIDRLSPPTDIFRAVAENAVQLSSSERASDDLLDELCCNESLAGEYLEMLRSDVSKLLEGRSGRDKS
- the LOC25482215 gene encoding ubiquitin-like domain-containing protein CIP73 isoform X2; this encodes MASQSSNEGEGSSSTGTIVSEQQDSTLHLNIKTLDSRIYTFQVDKNMPVSLFKDKIATEVGLPVNQQRLIFRGKVLKDEHLLSHYHVENGHTLHLVERQPNQTQTSATGSGSETTNANSNRGNNVGSGAPRSRVGQISHSVVLGTINVGDQGGEGISQDITRVIGAVLNSFANGGQGTMNAPNSAQTSSAPPGNGTEGNQAGNQAPSGQAFQPFPHVVQIPMAAGAIPVPSFNAPIPHSLNTLSVFINRMEHALSQNGYGPNISSTNLGDQRAELPSNTQGLPTLEALTTVLHRTEQLLSGQAVSALSHIAGRMEREGTSADLGVRGQIQSESVQIGIAMQHLGALLLELGRTMLTLRMGQSSAESVVNAGPAVYISPSGPNPIMVQPFPLQTSSLFGGPLSSSTPATLGPVGVGSAPRNVNIHIHAGASLAPIVSAIGSRPNNGEGTRTEHRSEPGSGDSGSTRGLPVRNVISATLPSNPSGIGAAGSTPTGFSISTSQLPPDSAPLSSVLAEIQSHFRNSVGNMQGDNTILSGQMQSTSRDLSSGSEQVNEQRDTAEMSGHGASGVSSVGCTSESGVEKTQTEAIKTCSNDERDVLVDKFVSSSSNQDLQNCSSGEATVKSEKVQDAPSSSEKQDVTEPAKTAPLGLGMSGLERKRRTRLQPPKGADDGSSSSFINQSQETRTDGQNILQTLGGQGSAVNLINADRPQRPLPTSGSQIDVAGLMSQALNSPALNGLLEGFSQQTGVDSPDGLRSMLQQFTQSPQMMNTVSQIAQQVGSQDMGNMLTGTERGQRGGVDLSRMLQQMMPIVSQALGGGNPPPLFSATEPESPQISPIAQQVGSQDMRNMLTGTETGQGGGLDFSRMFQQMMPMIQALGGGNPPPLFSAAEPETRAPYGNENSDNRSLQVDLQPVTDRIDRLSPPTDIFRAVAENAVQLSSSERASDDLLDELCCNESLAGEYLEMLRSDVSKLLEGRSGRDKS